Genomic DNA from Coregonus clupeaformis isolate EN_2021a chromosome 26, ASM2061545v1, whole genome shotgun sequence:
TCTGAATGAGAAACGGGCTGCAGGACAGCTCTCTCACCAGGTGGAGCGTCAATCGTGAGTTACATTCATAATTCATCTCCGCAAACAAAAACAAGTCCTTAGGACGCCCCCTGTAGGCTTAGAATGGAATATGACGCTGCAATCTAGAACTGTTCCCCTCAGAGCCATATTTCGCTAAGGGACTCTCCAATAGGTTTGATGGTGATGTTAACCCCAGGGTGCTGCCTGTCTGCTGACACCTACTGAGAAGGATGATTGTAGCGGAAAATCCAGCCCTACAGGGTGCAATGTTAATCATCAGAGGTGCTGGAGAATAGTTTGTGTTGTGGTGCCAACAAGATTGACTGCATGGGGTTTTGGTTTGGTGTTAGAGCAGGTTGACTCTCCTCTATATTCCCCTTCCTCCTTCTCTGTCAATCATCCACAACAAAGACTTGCTGGCCACTCTCCATCTTCTGGTTGCCATGGTGAGGTGCTTCCAGCCTGATTTGGAGCTTCCTCCAAACGTCAGATTGGAAGTCGTCCTGTTGGAGGTGAGTTTGGTCTCAAATATATGGTACTCtaccctacagatgtaggatcttttgttgctgagaattttccagcacagcaggaaatgctaacatgtagtgtattcaaggttttaaaaaggcttctaaagtttgtcataTCCACTTTAACATTGATTTGTCCTAAAGAAAACATTTCCtcttattataatccacataataattcacatttcccgtTGCATAATTATTTTCCTGCTATAGCAATCTGGCTCAAATGAAGAGCCTACATCTGGAAATCAACCTTAAAAGTAAAATCTCCTATTCAAAAAAGTTGTGCTCTCACTTCACTGTATCTTACATatatacatgtactgtatgtcaacagaagtgtcaaagactccagccacacactgttctctctgctaccgcacggcaagcggtaccagtgcaccaagtctggaaccaacaggaccctgaacagcttctacccccaagccataagactgctaaatagataatcaaatggctacctgctgctgctactgtctattatctatcctgttgcctagtcactttaaccttacctacagtacatgtacatagctacctcaattatcACTTACCTcagcacatcgactcggtactggtactccctgtatatagccatgttatttttactcactATTGTTATTCATTATTCACTGTGCATTTATTtcttgtgtcactatttctagTTCATTTTGattttttatctttaactctgcattgttgaaaaaggacccgtaagtaagcatttcactgttagtctacacctgttgtttacgaagcatgtgacaaatacatttttattttattttatttctataCTGGTCCTGATTCAGGGTGAGGCTGATTTCTGTGCAAGGGTGCTATGTAAATGAGATGTGTGACAGCATGAATAATACATATACATGCCCCTGATCGCTTTTACTGTGTCTGATTGACTGAGCATTGCACCGACCCTATACAACTTCAATATGTTCTCATTAGAGTCTGACAAAATAGTGACTTTgaatgttgttgttgtaatgGTTAAATGCCAACATATTTTTAATGAGATAGCTCTGTAATATTATATCTTTCTATTTTAGGCCATCATGCACTTTGTCAACAGGATAATGTCAACCCTTGGTCTACAGGTGACAGACATGGAGAAACAGGTACGTTTACTGTAGAAAGGCTTTGGCCATTCTGTTTGGATGGGTATTGATCACTACCAATGGTGTGAATTAAAAAGGAATCAATCAATTTTCTTTCTGTTATATAACACCAGCCCCAATTGGGTAAGATCAACGGATGGTGTTCTTTCTTTATCTGTGTAGTTTGCAGACGGTGTGATTCTCCTCCTGCTGATTGGACAGTTGGAGTGTTTATTTGTTCCACTCCATGACTTCAACCTCACCCCAGTCAATAACATTGAGATGGTAAGGATCTCATACATGTTCTAGGACTCAGAGGCAGGTTGACAGGATGAATCTGGAGGCAGCTCGTGCTTCAAAGGAATAATTGATGTGATTGTTTGACTCAATGGTAAGGGCGGAGCTGACGTATTATACGATGAATGGAACAAATATCACATTTGGGCCTACAATAATACTCTACACCTTTACTCTATTGAAGACGACAGCAGTAGAACAATGAGTTGAGATCCAATTTGTTAATCATCTCAAATCCATACAGAGGAGTACATGGCTCTGACCTATAGTATGTATCAGGTTATTGACTTTACTCCTTTGTGAGATTGAGAAGCTGCACATGAGTGCATTTACATTGCCCAGGTGTCAGTCATCTGAATATGTCATGGTGTGCTATGCCACTAATTTCATTATGTGGCTCAGATGGTAGAGAATGTCGCCTGCAACGGCAGGatcgtgggttcaattcccactgggTGCCACCCATGTGGAAAATGTTTGCATGCATgactcgctttggataaaagcgtcagctaaatggcatatatgatTATCCCTCTCTGTGGTTTATCTGGACCTCCTGAATGACATAGAGCTACCCATGCCAAATGTTGACCCCCAAGGTACAGTAAGGGTGTTCATATTCTGTGGCACCCATTGTtgacctacctacagtatatcctcACACCAACTTGGAGTCAAATGGGTCTGGTGACAGTGTACTTACAGTAGCAGCCTGAGGAGAATATCAAAAATACCACAGCCACATGTACTGTAAGTTGATATATCTTTGAAATAGGAATTTTACCAAGATTGCTCAGGGCTGTAATTTCCACAGCACAGAAATTGCACTGTGAGACAGTAATGTCAAACTAATTTAGAAGATTTCCTGTATCAAAGGCATTTATCTGGGCGATAGTGGTATGCCACAGACAGTTCATATGTCAAGTGGGAGCCAAGATTTGTGCTGATAGTTTGAATTAAGCCCCATCACTACACACTA
This window encodes:
- the LOC121540066 gene encoding gamma-parvin-like — protein: MDFTNSGHLLDIIFSYLKDPKVEKLKAVLVDWINSTLKEEHIMVQSLEEDIFDGLILHPLLGRLAGVHLSVEEIAVTRAAQTRKLEVILEALNEKRSRLTLLYIPLPPSLSIIHNKDLLATLHLLVAMVRCFQPDLELPPNVRLEVVLLEAIMHFVNRIMSTLGLQVTDMEKQFADGVILLLLIGQLECLFVPLHDFNLTPVNNIEMLSLSVVYLDLLNDIELPMPNVDPQDIVSQEVRDTLKVLYALFKSR